The Gossypium hirsutum isolate 1008001.06 chromosome A13, Gossypium_hirsutum_v2.1, whole genome shotgun sequence nucleotide sequence GCCATTTTTATTAACTAATGATTTAAAAATACCAATGAATAGTAATGAAGAAATAAAACTGTTTATAAAACAATTGCATGAGATTTCTCTATTGGGATTCATAATTTCCTTACCTTAACATATAGATGAAACTTGAATCCAAGAACAATCGCAATTGGCATGCCAATGAAGTAGAAAGCCCCCAAGTTAGCCAATACTGTCACACGTTGCCAACCACATCCCCTTACAGCCCCTGCAACCTCACAAGATCGATGGTTTTAAATTAGACTCATAATTTCAAACACGATACGTGAACGTGTACATGTGAATTGTTGGATGTATTTCGAACCTGATAAGACACCTTGTATGGCATCAACCGCTATTGAGGGGATGAGCAACGGTGTCATCTCTGCAAATTTTTTGTTTATGGAATGGCTATCACTAAAGAAACCGGCCCAAATATCATGTCCCAAGGCTAGCGATACAACAACTGCTACTGCAAGAAGGATGGAGAGCTTGAGAGTCACTTTCATGGCATGCTTTGCTTGGTTTGCATTTCCTGCCCCTAGTTCATTTGACACTCTTGTGCTgggaaacaaacaaaaaatttccATTATCtcattaatatatgttttatactcTCATCCCAAGATTTAAATAATGGTGGTGTTGATACACAGATGGAGGAGGAGGAGAGGGGACGGTGATAGGGAAGGCCAGTTCATCCATTTTAAGATTGAGAGTTGAAAATGTTGAAAGATTCAGGTAAAGGTGGTAAGAGCTCAGTGTATTAGGGTTTTGAGTAGAGAGAGATCCCTTATACATTTGGATCTTTATAGGAGAATAATGATTTTATCCAATTATGCCACTCAGTGGTTCTTTTTGTCTTAATGGAAGATCCAATCAAATCTAAATTGAGGTAGAGATATAACAAGTTACAAATACATTATTACcataattattttacattttcagtttttttataGGTATATACTAATACTTACAGAGTAACATAGATGGAAATCAATTGAAAAAACTAACCTTGTTGCAGCACTGAGGCCGATTGTGATCATAAAGGCAATGGCTtctgttgtgcggaagcgtgtgaaagagtaaaattattgtactaaaaaatcacactaagttcaattcccaggaaagagaggtggatcacgaggatcacttaagtaccaagtctttcctagccagaatatccctctatcgtaatttaatagcacaataaatcactacaatcaaattcacaaaatatgaacaataaatagtaaagaacaccagaattttaacgaggttcggcaaatcttgcctacgtcctcgggcactaccaaatatatttcactccaaaatacaagtgaaactttacaaatagggagagagaacaatgccttaagtagagaatggcaaatgtgggataatgagaatgagcaatggttggcctatttatagttgagattcaagggccaccttgcaaagtcactattcacttagggaccaaaaattgctattttcccatgcccaacactaaataaaatatttggtgcccataactttgacctttccaaagtatgggtaggtatgggaaaggtatgggcaaggtatggggtatgggtatattctaataatctccacattgaagatttgattaggataatcttatcttcacacaattctttttgcctttgacaacaatacttgatagtgccttcttcgactattaaacttgcaggatattgatcaagttcaaacaatgttcgaacttggttgctgttaccaccttggtcatcatatctgcgggattatctgcagtcttgatcttctgaagacaaattttcccctcttcaataatttcccgcacaaaatggaatcgtacgtcgatatgttttgcacgtgcatgatagacttgattctttgctaaatgaatagcactttgactatcacaatacacgttaatatgctcctgaaccaaccccaaggttttagccataccttgtaaccaaatagcctcctttacagcctctgttacagccatgtactcggcttctgtggttgacaacgcaactgtagactgtagtgtagactttcaacttattggtcctccagcaagtgtaaacacataaccggtggttgatcttcgcttgtccaaatcaccggcatagtcagaatcaacgtacccaataacacctttaccaagtgtattatcctgcttgaacagtaatccaacatctacggtcttctgaatataccgtagaatccatttcacagcttgccaatgtccttttccaggattatgcatatacctgctcactatactaactgcctgtgaaatgtcgggtcttgtacacaccattgcatacatcaagctacccactgcattagaatacggaacttgcaacatgtattctcgttccgtattcgtcgaaggagatagttgtgcagaaagcttgaaatgagaagccaacggggtacttacaggtttggtctgctcgttcatgccaaactgctgtagtactttcttcaaatacttcttctgagacaagctaactctgccatgagctctatctctacatatttccatgccaagaatcttcttagcttcacctagatctttcatctcaaactcgagattgagttgagtcttcaatctctcaatctcaactttgctcttagatgctatcagcatatcatcaacatataagagcaagtatatgaaagttccttcttgtagcttctgaaaatatacgcaatgatcaaatttacttcttgtgtacctttgccctttcatgaactgatcaaatcgcttgtaccactgcctcggagattgtttcaatccataaagcgactttgtcagtttgcaaacccaattttctttatcagcaacattgaatccatcaggctgagtcatatagatttcctcttccaaatcaccgtgtaaaaatgctgtcttcacatcaagctgaactagttcaagatcatattgcgcaacgaaggctagcaaaatccgaatagacgaatgcttcacaactggagaaaacacttcattgtagtctattccttctttctgagcgtaaccctttgctaccaatctagccttgtatcgaatttcatttttaccaggaaatccttccttctttgcatatacccatttgcatccaattgccttctttcccttgggcagtctcaccaactcccaagtcctatttttatgaagagactgcatttcttcattcatagcttgcttccactttacaccatcagagttaattattgcttctgtgtaagtggaaggaacatcatcatctgcaattggaagtgcataggccaccatatcgtcaaagcgagcaggcttacgaatctctcttcttggcctcctatatgcaattgaatcttgttgctgtagaagttcttgggtcgaaacttcttcatcatttgttctttcaatattagctggatcatcattaaccttttcaaactccacctgctgcaaagtactactggttttgtcatccttttgtgaatcctcgttcttcatcatggttgattcatcaaaagttacatctctactgaaaacaatcttccttgtatcaggacaccagagacggtatccttttacaccaccagttatacccatgaataatgctttctttgctcttgggtctaacttagattcttttacatgataatatgcagtggaaccaaaaacatgtaaagaatcataatcagtagcaggtttaccagtccacatctccataggagtttttccatttattgcagctgatggcaatcggttaattagatggcacgcatatgtaactgcctcagcccaaaattccttgcccaatccagcattggacaacatacatcgaactttctccagtatagtccgattcatgcgttctgccaccccattctgctgtggtgtatctcgaacagtgaagtgtcgcacaatgccctcatcttgacatacttgtagaaatggatcatttttgtactcagtaccattatctgatcgaagtcgtttgacctttcgacctgtctgagtctccaccatcttcttccacttcagaaatgcatccaaaacttcattttttcttttcattagatacacccatacttttcttgaataatcatcaagaaaagtgacaaaatagtgcatacctcccaaagaagccactttggtaggtccccacacatcactgtgaacatagtccagaattcctttcgtattgtgaattgctgaaccaaattttaccctcgtctgcttgcccagaacacaatgttcacaaaattccaatttgcaagaatttgcacctttcaacaagccttgcttcgccaaagtctgcaaagctttttcaccagcatgtcccaatcgcctatgccataacctggtagcctctgaatctgcatctttcgcagaagctgttgatgttgatccaataactgtacttccatttaaatagtacaagttatttcttctagtgcctttcatcaccgtcaataccccagctactacctttagtaatccatctctcaaagtgattgtgagccctttagattctagggcccctaatgagatgagatttttcttcaagctgggtacatagcgaacatctgtcagaacttggattgagccgtcatggttcttcaatttgattgtacctacacccattgtcttacaggcactatcattgcccataaaaacaactccaccttctagttcttcaagactagaaaaccagtcattattaggacacatatggtaagtacatcccgaatccaatatccactcatccgtttgacatgccattgccatgccaaccaagctaaagtctgactcctcatcatgctccgctacacatgcattagaaatagccttgcccttttgtagcttaggacaattctttttccaatgccctttttcacggcaaaaggcacattcatctttggcgggtctccctttggactttccccttctaccagatttgctgctgtgtgaacgacctcttactgttaagacttctgcggttgtatctctgtgatctcttttatctttctttcgagtctcagatctatacaacgcactacagactgcatcaaatgtgatcgtgtccttcccatgaagcaatgtggtggtaagatgatcatattcatcaggaagggaattcaacaacaataatgccttgtcttcatcttcaaatttctcatccaaatttagcaagtctgctaaaattttattgaatgagttcacatggtcattcatcgacataccgggtgcatacgtgaatcgataaagtttctttttcatataaagcctattttcaagacttttcgttagaaacttttcttccagtgtatcccataacttcttcgctgatgtctccctcatgacagagtacttctgctctttggccaaacataggcggattgtaccacacgcctgtctattgatcttggcccactccttgtcatccatcttgtcaggtttttcttcaagggctatatctagctcttgctgacataagacatccaggatctcacattgccacataccaaaattattggtaccgtcaaatttctctacttcaaattttgcatttgtcacagtagtccttgctgatgacgatgctgctgccatttttctcctcaatcccaactactgtatacgtgaacagtaccgtatacgtgaatagttccgtatacgtgaatagtaccgtatacgtgaatagtgccgtatacgtgaatagtgccgtatacgtgaatagtaccgtaaacggtcgtattccccaagtacgaatctggctctgataccaattgttgtgcggaagcgtgtgaaagagtaaaattattgtactaaaaaatcacactaagttcaattcccaggaaagagaggtggatcacgaggatcacttaagtaccaagtctttcctagccagaatatccctctatcgtaatttaatagcacaataaatcactacaatcaaattcacaaaatatgaacaataaatagtaaagaacaccagaattttaacgaggttcggcaaatcttgcctacgtcctcgggcactaccaaatatatttcactccaaaatacaagtgaaactttacaaatagggagagagaacaatgccttaagtagagaatggcaaatgtgggataatgagaatgagcaatggttggcctatttatagttgagattcaagggccaccttgcaaagtcactattcacttagggaccaaaaattgctattttcccatgcccaacactaaataaaatatttggtgcccataactttgacctttccaaagtatgggtaggtatgggaaaggtatgggcaaaGTATGGGGTATGGGTATATTCTAATAGCTTCGGTATTCACACTACAGGAGATGAtatcaagaaaaacaaaagaaatccaCCATGTTTATGCCTAGTAAAACTGGATAAGAAAAATATATgatgaaagaagaaaagaagagaaaagcttacCATATTGCAACCAATGAAgttgatatttctgaatttggCATCAAACCAGCTAAGACGACAAGAATCTCAAAAGCCCAGACCTCCAAACTAGCAGAAGATCAgttcaaacattaaaaaaaaaaatttatggttcACATGTTACTAAGATTTGAGTGTGAgtgttaaatataaatatgtgtaaCAATGTTCAAATTCCTTTTTTCAAATATTCATGCATTTGGATCAACATGGATATCGAATATAAATAGTATACGGAAAATGAAGGGTTGGATGCTCACCAAATCATTGCTGCAGAAGGAAGGgctaatttggagttccgtatgATATAACGAAATGATTCGAAAGAGAATCCGGTCCATGTGTTCTGAAATTTGTTGGCGAAAAGAACATATAGAGCTAATAAAAGAAATGATATCCATATTGAAACTGAAGCCGCCATGGGAGCACCTTTATAACCAAGACTTGTCTTGTTTACCAAACTGTAAACAATCCCAAAATGGATACCCAATGGAACGACAGAAAACACGACCAAAGGTATAACAATGCTTTGTGTCTGAAGAAACCTCAATATGTTTTGAAGAAAaccataagcaaataaaccagGAATCAAATACTTCATGTAAACAGCAGCAGCTCTCGAGATTTCAGGATCTTGGTGAAGCAAAACAAGGATTGGCTCAGTGAAGGACCATAAAACCGATATGATAATCgagaaaaagaaggaaataatGCAAGAAGCTTGAAGGTAAATCCCCAACATTTTGTGCATTTTTGCACCAAATCCTTGACCACAAAGGGTCTCCAATGCTCCACTTAAACCTGTCTGAATTCACAAAAATTCTGAGACGAGAACATGAAAAAGCAGATTAAGGTTAAACTAAGAGGTTACCATGAAAGCAAAACCAGTAACAGTGGCCCATGAATTGGCAAGCGTTGAACCAGCAAGCTCGACCTCACCAAGGTGGCCAGCAAACATGACAGAAACCATAGTAATTGAGAAGTAAAAAACATTGGATAACACCATTGGCACTGCAAACATTATTTGAGTCTTAGCCTCTCCCAAATCCATGACTTTTTTCCAACACCTTCCATTTGTTCCTTCTGGTCTACAGCCATTAGCACCCTCTACATTCAATGGACTTTCCATTATTGTAGTTTTATAGGAAAGATTATCTCGCTTCTGAGATGGATGGTGTCCATTAAATACTATATTATAGAACATCAGGTGTTGCGAGTTTTGCATTGTGGTCCTTATAgaatataatattttcattttactgCATTGAATTCATTGCATTTATATGATTATACTTTTATGTTGCAccatattaaaataaagaaataaaatgacaaaTTAGAAGTATTTCTGGGAGTTCAATGAGTTTACTtctaagattattattatttgatacctATAAAAATTCCACAAGTTACTATGATGACATAAgtccttaaaaattaaaaactgtaAAAGTAAGTAAATAAGATACGTAATGATATCtggttaaattataaatatatgcggttttttaaatatttacgattttaggtttttttttatatttattagtttAGGTATTTTTCTGAGAGAAAGTGTAAACACATCCACTGAAAACTgctaatttagttttttttttatatggtTAAATGTTGGTGTTTTTGTTGTTGAGTCTCAGGTTCGATTTCTCTCTTactcacatttatattttttatttcatattatttaaagttttttttaatttttaattaatatttttaatacattagCTTTTTTGGTTGAATGGTAAAATAATTGTGATTTCATGTCCCAAGTTAAATTCCTCCTATAaacattttattatgtattttttatttcaagttattttaagttctttttttttacttcatctttttaattaataaatattttatttataaatcaaataattatagcaaacatcattatttttagtaaacaTATGTGCATTATTATtgcaaataatttttatttgtgtaatatttatttttacatgagtgtagtaaatttcagtattatatatttttgtatgtgtatttgaaataattaattgaaatatttcacatataaaaatatttaaaatatcatacccacaatgtagatgaaaaaacaatgatatttgaaatattttacatatttgaaataataatgatatttgaaataattatttgattttataatattagaaatcaccatacccacaatataagtgaagaaataaatatttgacatataaaaattatatataaaaaaatatatatcaaaagtAATATTTGACTTTATAAATAAAAGATTTAtcaattaaaaagataaattaaaaattataaaaccttgaaaataatatatttattaattaaaaaaaacttgagaCAACATAAAAATAAACTATACATATTAAAATGCTTATAAAAAGAATTGAACTTCAAACTGAAGAATGAAATGACAATTATCTAACTATCTAACCAAAAGagttaatatgttaaaaatattaatttaaaaacaaaaaggttgaaaataacatgaaattaataaaacaaacatGAGTAGAAGATGGATCGAACCCAAAAATTAAAGgtaaaaaatattaacatttaaccatctgacaaaaaaaactaaattatcaatttttaatgaaaatatatcCAGTAAAACGCGATTTCACTTTATCTCTCCAAAAATAACCTATGccgataaatataaaaaagatgacttaaatcataaatattaaaaaaaaaaaggtatgtATTCATAATTTAACCTATCAAccttgtttatgatttttttcctttatacTCAGTGTAACTAATATTAAGATGATTATTATAATGCGTTTAATCGATAtacctttattatttattttaattaattttgaatattatttttacttaatttgattttgaattgttaaatttatatatatgtaggtATAATTATTATCTGATATGTCAAGAAACGAATGAATAAGTGAAAGATTTAACAGGAGTTCGAATTGACTCACAAAATGGAAATTTTAggattattttattgttatttctattaagacattttatatttttaagttttatcatattttactttataatttattattattattattattattattattttatatttagggAGGAATAGTAGGGGGCGGCACTTAGGGCCCCCCCTCCTTTTTAGTTTTAGGGTTAATATATTGATTTTATATAGATAATTTAGAAAGATAAGAGGGGCCCAAAAAGTGGCGCACAGccattattgtttttattattaaaataattttagtaaattttaatttatatatacaattaaaatttGGTAACAAAGCAATTTTAGAAGACATGGAGTTCTAGCTAACTTCTCACAATTACTTAATTgagttaattgttttttttaatttggggtattttttataaattttgaaagtttaagtactCAATTGAATGTTAAAAAAAGTaagggcttaattgtttttttttaaagtttgaagactttttttatacattttgaaagtttaagtaccGAAGTGAGTGCAACAAAAAAAATAGGGGCttaattatttgttttgaaaaaatttgaaggTTTTTTACACCCTTACGCCaaaatagtattattaataggaatcatgaacaataataatacaaAGACATGTCTTATAGTACaaacaataaatatattattagaaATTAATGCACAAATGTCAGGTCtacaaaataatctaaaaaaaagaagataaattgATAGTAACAGCAACACTAGAATAAATCAAAAACAGATGCATCAACTTGACCAAATCGTTGAAATTGACATCATAAcctcataatcatcaaatcaacctgACAATTAACATCAATTAACTAAGAAAAAACTATCAAAGACGATGAATAGTAATTAACTAAGAAAAAAAGTTGCCAAAAGCCCCAAGAGACCTATCGCATAGTGATGCACAAAAGTTCAAGTCTCAAATGGCCTATCTTCCTCCTCATCTCACATCTATTACAGTATTTATGATCTATCTTGATAAATCCCTTCGAGAATAGTTCTTAATACATCTTGAAGCACCCTTATGTTAGAAAATCTTATATATACATAAGAGTAttactaaaaattaaaagtaataataaaatcaCAAGAAAATAAAGTAGACAAAATAAAACCACGAAATTGTGGATAAAATTATGATAATATggactaaaattaaaaagaaaaaaaaaggttacaAAAAGTCGCAACCAACGTAAAAGATCATTGACGAAGTGAagatttaatttgaaaaagattaagctaatgaaaaagaaagagagttttcttttagaagatCAACCcctgttaaataaaataaagacattAATATGCTAGAAATTAGAACAATCAACTTGCACGGATTTAAAgttctttctttaatttaataacatattaaaataaaccctgccttttaatatatttaatagaaTCAATCCATATAATTTTtggattaataatatattaatcgGGTAATGAAAGattcttcaaattttcatttttaaatatattaatttaaatttataaatatatttataatttataattttaaatatgttttaaagtATAAACCAatccatataattaaaaaaatttataaaaactataaataagTTATagaaaagtattaaaaaaaacctatttaTCCAAGTTCATTTTGGATttgtttcttaaataattataaaaaaattatttaaaactgtTGTAAATCCATGTAACCCCTAAAGAATGAATATTAATAAcccctaaatttattattttgtaacccATAAATCATTTATAGGTTACCTTAATGTTGGTTTTTAATGCTTCGTAACTTTTGATTCTTGAAGCCCTATAAATGGAGGGCATGTACAAGCTTATTATATCCTAAGTGGAAGTTGAATCATCCTTTCATTTCTTTatctttctttctattttaatctttgtattattcttttagttttataatatGTTGTCAACATGAACCTCTACAAGTTCATAGTGAAGTTCATGTCATTGTGACTATATATAACTTGCCCGTAAAGCTCTCGTTGAACTATATACGGTATATATAgtttcatcattattttaatttgttcatcatattaatataaaaagagagatattcaaagcataaaaatcaattttatatacatatcataatgataattatatatacattttttaaggttactaaaagaaatttcgatttcaatttgttttatgttattattatgaCTATTCTTCTCTATGCCaatatttgacatacatattCTTATTTCgcaaatttggtatatatatttgGATTGTTTTACTATCGAgaatacttattattttactaatttttttagtgattataatgtcaaatcttgccAACTTTGAATATATGGCCCTAGATATCTCGGCAAGAATTATTTGTCATTGATGTTAGATGCTGAAATTCACCTAGATGCTAAAGGTCTAGGGAATACTATATTAGTAGATTAAGAAGTATTTAATCAAGATGAGGCAAAAGTAATAATTTTCATCCATCATCATCTACATGAAAGATTAAAAGTGGAAATCTTATTGTGAAAGACCTTTTTGAGTTGTGGAATAATCTAAAAGAACGATTTGGCCATCAGAAAATGGTATACTccctaaagctcgttatgattggatgcacttaCGGTTGCAGGATTTTAATACTGTAAATGAatacaattcaaaacttttcaaaattagttctcaactGAAATTATATGGAGAAAACATAACTGATGAAGACTTATTAGAAAAAACCTTTTTAACCTTT carries:
- the LOC107894389 gene encoding protein DETOXIFICATION 18: MESPLNVEGANGCRPEGTNGRCWKKVMDLGEAKTQIMFAVPMVLSNVFYFSITMVSVMFAGHLGEVELAGSTLANSWATVTGFAFMTGLSGALETLCGQGFGAKMHKMLGIYLQASCIISFFFSIIISVLWSFTEPILVLLHQDPEISRAAAVYMKYLIPGLFAYGFLQNILRFLQTQSIVIPLVVFSVVPLGIHFGIVYSLVNKTSLGYKGAPMAASVSIWISFLLLALYVLFANKFQNTWTGFSFESFRYIIRNSKLALPSAAMICLEVWAFEILVVLAGLMPNSEISTSLVAICTRVSNELGAGNANQAKHAMKVTLKLSILLAVAVVVSLALGHDIWAGFFSDSHSINKKFAEMTPLLIPSIAVDAIQGVLSGAVRGCGWQRVTVLANLGAFYFIGMPIAIVLGFKFHLYVKGLWIGLICGLCCQACTLMLITFYKKWAKIDLLGKDNSETQLSV